AGTGTGTTAATTCCATGTGGTCATATGTGGCTGTGTTACGAATGCGCATGTCACCTAAAAAATTCTAACCAAAACTGTCCAGCATGTCGGCATACTATACATAGCATCGTGCGTGTTTATAAACCGTAATGCATTGTGGAGACTGTCTGTTAGAGAGGGTGAAGGGCACACAAATACCTACAATTTGAGATAAAAAAAGGagtaaaaaattagaaaatactTACCTAACAATAAGTTAGTGTTGTATTTCACTGCTAAGAATGGTAAAAGTTTTTGGTAGCGGAAAGAAATTAGCGAACTACTTTATGTTGTACGGCGAGGGAGTCAATTGTCGCAAATTTTGATTTAAGGAAAATTGGGTCCTGCAAAAGGAAACCTGCTATTCCAGAAATTTGCGAGAATTGATTCTCgcgaaattttcttttaattaataatttttttaaaattaatttacgcTAATTTGGGGAAGAATCCCTTTACCGATTTGCTTAACAATATAGTATGCTAACTTCGCCTTTGATGCAACACGAAATTCACTTGGGAAAAGTTGTGGTTTTACGATTTCAATGTTAGGTATGGAGatttaatgtttaattttattgtaatatttttgacaaatatatTTAACAAGTACCTGATTGTTGTAGTTATAACTAGCAAGACCACGTTCCTTCCCTCAGCAAATTCAATTTTATTCACTATGGATGACAGAGTTCCCAAGAAAGCTGATAATTGGCGAGTGTTGACTTTAGTCAGAAACTCGGAAAAGTTTGTGAATTTATTTGTAAAGTCCAATAGTAATGTTCCTGATAGGCTGATGAAAGACCTAACCTTAGCCGGCGACAGTTCTCGTAGTAACCGTGGAAAATTAGTCAGGAAACATTTCTCCTAGAGACAAAATTAAGTTACGTTTTCAGTAAATTTCACCGAAAAGGCTCGTTTTCCATAAGTTCGTAATGTCATTTGTTTTATCTTGCAGACATGAAAAATTTGTTTCTCTACAAGTAGGAAAGAATGgataattttttatatcattcatTTGGCGAGAGTTTGCGTACTAACAAGTGcgataaaaaatgtttcttcttgAAATCTTCCAACAAGTCTCcgaaaacaataacaataacaatatagGTCACttaacaacacaaaaaatttcCGCGAGAAATTTTTCAGTTTGTAAATTCGTAAAGGTTTATCGAAAAAAAATAGCGAGTTATCGCTCGCGGAAGCGTCTTTGATTACAGAAGTTATTTCTTCTGTTAACGAACTAACTACTGTTTTTAAAGTTACATGGCAAACAGAATACCCACCTCAATCTAGGTTTGTATTTACGTTTTCTCAATTGCTGACGCCTGCATAAAAGATGCTGAGTGTGTCAATTTACTACTATAGACAATTGATAATCAGCTTTTCCCTGTGCCAAAATTAAGGCGCCAAAATGGACATATTTCTTTTCACAATGATTTGCAGCTGTTTGCATTACAATAGGatgaaaaaaatgcttttaacaTTACCGCAGGCGTATTGTGTTGTATTTTTCGGCTACTACAAGTTCAAAATAGATCAAGTGAAGCAATTAGAAACTACAAGCCGAAGTTCAAACTGTTATGTGATTTGTGTTTTTAAACCCTCGGGTCGGTgacaataaaacattttaaaacattttctttttaaaacatatttacaaGTAGCTAAGTTATTTACAATTCTTGCTTTCAAATGTAAGTATCCTTTTTATAGCATTCAATTAATACGACTGGTCCGAAATTTCCGCTAGAGTTGCGTTCATAGGAACAATTCAAGTGAAACAGAAAAGATACTCATTCTTGAGGCTTTTCCGATTAGAAGGACTGATGACATATTAGTAGATTGTAATATTACTATCCCATCTAAGATGGCCAAAAAGCACTAGCAAattcaatacaaaatattttttaaaaataatgttctaATAGAAATTCGTGGTTGGATGCCTCAATGTTCTTCCCTGATAATTTTGAGAATCCTTTAAAAACTTTTCCAAACGTTCTTGAGACAAATCAGATATTGTTTGTCGTTTTTTTGCAGTTGGTTGATAAACTGATAGCATGATTATATCAAAGATTCTTCCCAATTACCAAAATTACGAAATGCTTCTTCTAAATCTATAAATTATTGCACAAACattgtaaaacaaacaaacaaacaaacatacaaacaaacaaacaaacaaaaaaaaaaacaaaaaaacaaacaaacaaacaaaatctatTATTTTTAGCACAACAAGGTAACTCTACAAACATTTTCTAATAAACAACCTTGTCATTGCTCTACATTTTTCTTGGACGTTTTTATCAAAATACAGTAACAACTTTTTAGGTGGAATTTCTGTCCCTGATGATAGATATTTGTGATAGATATCTGTGATAGATATTTGTGATAGATATTGCTTTTTTGTGCAATACCATTCCCGTTATAAATGGTGGAGCCAAGCCTTACGTTTTATTTATGTGCACAAAACATGAACAAGTGTGTAGTTACCTTCAGGAAGTAAGGCCTCGTTTACATCATCGGGTAAAATTTTCCGTGCTTCGGAAAGATCTTCTTTGGAACGTTCAAGAATACTTCtaatatgtgttttactaaacAAAAAGTAAACACTCGGTTACATAATTTATTGAGGAGAGAAAGATCCAAGTAATGCAGATAAATATAAAGACTTACTCATTTTCCCATTCGGACTCCTCCATTTGTTCTATTAAAGTCGACCCAATAAACGTGTGCGTGCTAAAGTGAAGGTCAACGAATGAGTGAATGGTGAGGCGAATGGTGAGGCAAATGGTGAGGTGAATGGGTGAATATATGGCATAAAGAAATAAAGTACAGGCTCGATCAATTGAGTTATTTCCACTCATGAATTTTAACGAAGTGCTCGGTGTTTATCTCTCCTCCCTATAGGAAacagccattttttattttcatttactcCGACGTTTTCATGAATTAAATATTTCATTACATAATAATAAATCTTCAAGGCATATGGTAATTGACATTTGATTTTCATACAACAAAATTCCATAACATTTCTTTTTACTTTATgacccatttttaaaattcccTGGATTTTCCAGGTTTCTGAGTTTTTACAGATAGTTATATAATGCCGTAGTTGAGCCacacttaaattttttaatcggAAAAACAGCATGCCATCACTGTTTTTAGATACTTTTGAGGTAAAACAACGTTTTATAAATTATAGTGTTATTACAGATGGCGATCGGACAAACGTGCATAGCAGTTTTTTACAAGTTTACGtacaagcatttttttaaaaaataaaacactaaGTGCAGGGCTGTTTACCTCAACTGTACCAGTTGCCCAAGTGCAGACGACTCTCCGTCGGGTGTTCTAAAATGAATCAAAACTAATTTCACGATATACTGAATATATCGCTGATTATAACAGGTACTTGCCCTTGGTGTAAAGGCTTGAAGTTCCAGTGAAACAGCACCTAAAGGTTTGACATCAACACCTAAAGTAACTTAATTTCCTTATTTCTGCGCATGCGCTTATTTCGTCACATGAAATTTAGATAcgtatgaaatattttttaggaaaaGATTGGATAATAGGAAGTTAGGGGAGATAGAAAAGCTCAAGAAAGTTGTAAACTATCAAATAATAAAACTTGCTTTTTACATCACACCCAGTGGGTGAAGTCAGCTGAAAGATAGATTGCAAACAATATTGAGCAGTTTATACTTACAAGTCCTCTTGATTAAGCTTCCCGATAATAATATGCTTCCTCGCTAAACTTTTCGGACTACGACTCACCATCCCCTCTATACGTATCTGTGAACTAAAAGATAGGAACAGTCAACTCTATATGTCGCAAACTTgagtaacaaaaatataatgTACCTGTCATTATTTCTCACATAGAATATAAACCCGCGAAAAAACGTTATATGTACTTTCAACACGATCACACTTAAAAGCAAACAAGATGTAGTGGGCCGGTGAACTTTTGTCACATTCTGCGTTGTATCATCCCgcaaatagataaaaaaagcaCACCCATTTCACTTAAATGCTGTAATTCACCCACCTCCGTCTTCCAACAAAAgatctttttttattcttatctgCTTTAAACTTGGCTAGCATGACGTCATACACCTCtttgtttttagttttctttCTAAAAACACAAATTAGAATGTCGTTACGAAAGACAATGTTAAACtatttttaacaacaacaacaacaacaacaacaacaacaacaagaagccctgggggctctaagaatttccgctcgctaccaaaatatttgatgaaaacctgctaattcgttgtgttattgtgctaaacatttgaggaggtttggtgcatgaacctctgaagataaagcacacaagtgacattatatcttacaacaaacgcaaacaaaacgaaacgtgtcataataaactcacattttaaaataaattgctaacaaaaaatacagcctaacattcatggtaagtcttgcgattgaaacgtttatggtcttaaacggcatttagttgacaaaaaattttgctgtgaccatcattttcagcatactatttttatttactgtgccaatttttgtcgaaaataaagcagttttaatttttggttaaattttggcctaaaatggcatttaggtgacaaaaatcaaaattttgatgtcaccattatgttcaccatactttttttgttaactgtgccaaattttgttgaaaacaaatactaattttgtcctgaaacatcatttagatgagttcccagtagttggggagcttgggtgcgaagtttacatctgtgacggaggaacgtgtaatcccagggtcgattttttctcaaaaaatgctccaaaagaaaaaaacgacggttttaaagaatttcctacgccttcgggcgcggaaattcaacaacaacaacaacaacaacaacaacacccatagcaacaacagcaacaacaacaacaacaacacccatagcaacaacagcaacaacaacaacaacaacaacacccatagcaacaacagcaacaacaacaacaataaaaagacTAAACAAACAAGACAAAGGGAAGACTAACTTTGATTTAGACATCTTTTTCATAGCATCTGAAGTTGCTAGTGCGAGTAAGCCATCAGGTTGTGTTGTTTTTATGTCCATTTCATCactaaacaacaacaataagaacAAATTTTCCACAACCTGTGAAACACTTCTTAGACTGGCCAAATATTTTCACAAAGTACATTTACGAACTTTAGACTAGGAGTGATTTCGTTCGACgtaaaacaaaaactttaatgAAAAAACACAGTCCAGATAACGAAATTCGCTGGTACACTTAGGCGATGAATTAAAGAAAAGTAAGGATTTTGACGttaagaaattattttattacgAGTTAAGGATCCTAAAAAAAGACAACTCAAGAAAAAAGATTTCTTGAACACGTTTTGTAAAGTCTGAGTTAATGCTGGCTGTTAATATGGAGTCCTTTTTTGTTGCtaatagatttttattattgcaTTTACAAACATCGTTAGCTGGAGAAGTATTGAAAGAGAATTATATGCTGTATTGTTCTTATGGTATGGCTGTATGGCTGTGGCAAATCCCGAGACTCCTGtaattataaaattgtttttataaaaaagcaaacaaacaaaataaataaataagcagGGTGGTCACGAATTTAAAACTTAGTAATTTAATTAGGAGGTTTTGGAGGTAAATTTTAGGAGAAAATACTAAAAGACGTTCAGGAGGAAATGAAGTTACGAATAATCCACTCCATGTCAGGGAATCTGTTGTTTTCAAATTCATTAATTAGCTATGTGACTATAAATTATCAGTTCTGTTGCAAGATGAACAAACGTAAAATCTTTTGTTACATAAAACGTAACAATTTACTATTTAAAGAAAAGTAACGGATGTTACCAGTAAGCAATTTAAAAGGAACCAATATTTTGAATCCAAATTTTAGCTTACTTGGAGATTTCAAAAAGGTCTCAATGTTTTAAGTTATTCCAGAGACGTTAGGAGGTGTGGCCATTCTGATATACAAACGAAAGAACAAACGAAGAAATAAATGATGAATAATTTTACTCACTCTTCTTCGTAGTAATTTTTAATAGCAATTATGATGACGCATATAATGAACACAAGTATTGTAGGAACAGCCGATACATATAACAGCCACTTTGGTGCATTTTTAGATTTAGAACTTGGTGCAGTTGTTGAAGGTGTATCAGTATAGTAGCCAGTTGGTTTCGAAGTATTGTCTATATACGTACTAAGCTCGTTATCTGTATCACGTGCATAACGACGAAGGTTCTTGGCTGCAAA
This is a stretch of genomic DNA from Hydractinia symbiolongicarpus strain clone_291-10 chromosome 9, HSymV2.1, whole genome shotgun sequence. It encodes these proteins:
- the LOC130658002 gene encoding uncharacterized protein LOC130658002; amino-acid sequence: MQLLLSVILTISGYRIVHSFSSHKLHEAFAAKNLRRYARDTDNELSTYIDNTSKPTGYYTDTPSTTAPSSKSKNAPKWLLYVSAVPTILVFIICVIIIAIKNYYEEDDEMDIKTTQPDGLLALATSDAMKKMSKSKKKTKNKEVYDVMLAKFKADKNKKRSFVGRRSSQIRIEGMVSRSPKSLARKHIIIGKLNQEDLTPDGESSALGQLVQLSTHTFIGSTLIEQMEESEWENDKTHIRSILERSKEDLSEARKILPDDVNEALLPEDLEEAFRNFGNWEESLI